In Gossypium raimondii isolate GPD5lz chromosome 12, ASM2569854v1, whole genome shotgun sequence, a single window of DNA contains:
- the LOC105763293 gene encoding uncharacterized protein LOC105763293, translated as MGKGNKDGTSKQFRWTKPMEHVFLEILAEEAQKGNKSSNTFRVVSINRVVEAISERFQVQCDAKHVENHLRTVKNQWQIICKIRGESGFGWDDNMKMITCDRATYDATVMAHKKYEPFLNKSIDHYDEMALVVGKDMATGSFSRTFADIDLDYGNQDSVPVDCDNEEADEVRTNVSSSGTSKRKRKNVQESVVEEQIKFVGEQLGKIANALEQFTADKTPRLYEQVMSMEEEGFDDDVLCSVFDYLVSHESEAKLF; from the exons ATGGGTAAGGGCAACAAAGACGGGACCTCCAAGCAATTCAGGTGGACAAAACCGATGGAAcatgtttttcttgaaattctagCAGAGGAGGCCCAGAAAGGAAATAAGTCTTCTAATACTTTCAGAGTAGTTTCTATTAATCGAGTTGTCGAAGCTATTTCTGAAAGATTCCAAGTCCAATGCGATGCGAAGCATgtggaaaatcatttgaggacTGTAAAAAACCAGTGGCAGATTATATGCAAAATTCGAGgtgaaagtggttttggatgggatgataacatgaaaatgatcacatgtgatagAGCGACATATGATGCAACAGtgatg GCACATAAGAAGTatgaaccatttttgaataaaagcattgatcattatgatgaaatggctttggttgttggcaaagatatggcaacagGGAGTTTTTCCAGAACATTTGCTGACATAGATTTGGATTATGGTAACCAAGATTCAGTACCTGTAGACTGCGACAATGAAGAGGCTGACGAGGTAAGAACAAATGTATCTTCATCTGGCACAtccaaacgtaaaagaaaaaatgttcaAGAAAGTGTCGTTgaagaacaaattaaatttgtgggtgaacaacttggcaaaattgctaatgctttggAACAATTTACTGCGGATAAGACACCACGGCTTTACGAACAAGTGATGTCGATGGAGgaagaaggatttgatgatgacGTCTtgtgttctgtgtttgattatcTAGTGAGTCATGAATCCGAGGCCaaacttttttag
- the LOC105763292 gene encoding probable NAD(P)H dehydrogenase (quinone) FQR1-like 2, which yields MGKGGGCVPSKKKHPTSAEDAAGTSSTTAPIAADEETHATPTVTESSENAQSVAATVKVFIVFYSMYGHVEKLAKRMKKGVEGVEGVEAVLYRVPETLPDEVLEHMKAPPKAPEVPEIKAEELAVADAILFGFPTRYGCMAAQMKAFFDSTGQLWKEQTLVGKPAGFFVSTGAQGGGQETTAWTAITQLAHHGMLFVPIGYTFGDDMSKIDFIHGGSPYGAGVYARDGTREPTEIELALAEHQGKYMAGVAKRLSQG from the exons ATGGGCAAAGGCGGTGGCTGTGTCCCGAGCAAGAAAAAACATCCGACCTCGGCCGAAGACGCCGCTGGCACCAGCAGCACCACTGCACCTATTGCTGCCGATGAAGAAACCCACGCAACTCCCACCGTAACAGAGAGTTCTGAGAATGCGCAATCAGTTGCCGCCACTGTAAAAGTCTTCATAGTGTTTTACTCCATGTACGGTCACGTGGAGAAGCTGGCGAAGCGGATGAAGAAAGGAGTGGAGGGTGTGGAAGGTGTCGAAGCGGTTCTATATAGGGTTCCCGAGACGCTTCCAGATGAGGTTCTGGAGCATATGAAGGCGCCGCCTAAAGCCCCCGAGGTTCCGGAGATTAAGGCGGAGGAATTGGCAGTGGCGGATGCTATTCTGTTTGGGTTCCCAACAAGGTACGGGTGTATGGCGGCTCAGATGAAAGCGTTTTTCGACTCCACGGGGCAGCTTTGGAAGGAGCAGACACTGGTTGGGAAGCCGGCTGGATTCTTTGTTAGTACTGGAGCTCAAGGAGGCGGCCAAGAAACCACGGC TTGGACGGCGATAACCCAGTTGGCACACCATGGAATGCTATTTGTTCCCATTGGCTACACTTTTGGAGACGATATGTCCAAGATAGATTTCATACATGGAGGTTCACCTTACGGTGCTGGCGTTTATGCTCGTGATGGCACTAGAGAGCCAACTGAAATCGAGCTGGCTCTGGCTGAGCATCAGGGAAAGTACATGGCTGGTGTGGCCAAGAGGCTTTCTCAAGGATGA